One window from the genome of Pyrobaculum ferrireducens encodes:
- the gatE gene encoding Glu-tRNA(Gln) amidotransferase subunit GatE, protein MDYRAIGLKTGLEIHIQLQTKRKLFCHCAPVLRDDEPHFRLERRLHISVSELGAVDPAVLWEVRKRRRYIYEGYRDTTCLVELDEEPPHLPDEEALATAVAVAKIFNAKLSDEIHVMRKTVVDGSNVSGFQRTMLVAYGGRAKILGYDIGVETIALEEDAARKMSEEGKTVVYRLDRLGIPLIEIATEPMAYTPQQVEEVAWIIGYSVKITGRARRGVGTVRQDVNVSIAGGAKTEIKGVPDLALIPKVIDYEAQRQLNLLKIAEELRRRGVDKVELSVADVTEAFAGTKSKLVKRVLDAGGRVVAVKAPGFQKLLGFEVQPGRRFGTELADYVRAWTELGGLLHSDELPGYGISAEEVREVSARAGVESFVLLMGVEEAELMEAARVVVERLNAAPRGVPEETRAANPDGTTRFLRPRPGAARMYPETDLPPVKITFEILKKAEEIARTTLDAKLGELTSMGLSRDLALQLIKSPQLEKFDEYVGRYKQVPPQQIANMLVNTSRALAREGVEVTEAKIESVLEALDRRVITKEAVEEVLRGMRPGESAEEAAKRLGLVRLPYDEVKKIVEEVARQVSREKVVGEVMRRYRGRVDVEDVKRALSELHF, encoded by the coding sequence GTGGATTACAGAGCTATCGGCCTCAAGACGGGTCTCGAAATCCATATCCAGCTACAGACAAAGCGCAAGCTCTTCTGCCACTGTGCTCCGGTGCTGAGGGATGACGAGCCTCATTTTAGGCTGGAGAGGAGGCTTCACATATCTGTGAGCGAGCTGGGGGCGGTGGACCCGGCTGTGCTTTGGGAGGTGCGCAAGAGGAGGAGGTACATCTACGAGGGGTACAGGGACACCACCTGTCTGGTGGAGCTGGACGAGGAGCCGCCTCACCTCCCAGATGAGGAGGCCCTGGCGACGGCGGTGGCCGTGGCGAAGATTTTCAACGCCAAACTGTCCGACGAGATCCACGTCATGCGTAAAACCGTAGTTGACGGCTCCAACGTCTCGGGGTTCCAGCGGACCATGTTGGTGGCCTATGGGGGGAGGGCCAAGATCCTGGGCTACGACATTGGTGTTGAGACGATTGCGCTGGAGGAGGACGCGGCTAGGAAGATGTCTGAGGAAGGGAAGACCGTCGTTTACAGGCTGGATAGGCTCGGGATCCCGCTTATTGAAATCGCGACGGAGCCTATGGCCTACACGCCGCAGCAGGTGGAGGAGGTGGCGTGGATAATTGGCTACAGCGTCAAGATCACGGGGAGGGCGAGGAGGGGGGTGGGCACGGTGAGGCAGGACGTGAACGTGTCTATCGCCGGCGGCGCCAAGACGGAGATCAAGGGGGTGCCGGATCTGGCCCTTATCCCCAAGGTTATCGACTACGAGGCCCAGCGGCAGCTAAATCTTTTGAAAATCGCCGAGGAGCTGAGGAGAAGGGGAGTGGATAAGGTGGAGCTCTCGGTTGCCGACGTGACTGAGGCGTTTGCCGGTACGAAGTCTAAGCTGGTGAAGAGGGTGCTGGACGCCGGCGGGAGAGTTGTGGCTGTGAAGGCGCCTGGGTTCCAGAAGTTGCTGGGCTTCGAGGTCCAGCCGGGCCGGCGCTTCGGTACGGAGCTCGCGGACTACGTGAGGGCGTGGACTGAGCTCGGCGGCCTTCTGCACAGCGACGAGCTCCCGGGCTACGGCATATCTGCAGAGGAGGTGAGGGAAGTCTCGGCGAGGGCCGGCGTGGAGAGCTTCGTACTGCTGATGGGGGTGGAAGAGGCGGAGCTGATGGAGGCGGCTAGAGTCGTCGTGGAGAGGCTCAACGCGGCGCCGAGGGGGGTTCCGGAGGAGACCAGGGCGGCGAATCCCGACGGCACTACGAGGTTTCTCAGGCCGAGGCCCGGCGCGGCTAGGATGTACCCGGAGACGGATCTGCCCCCCGTTAAGATCACTTTCGAGATTTTGAAAAAGGCTGAGGAAATCGCCAGGACGACTCTAGACGCCAAGCTTGGGGAGCTTACGTCTATGGGGCTCAGCAGAGATCTCGCCCTCCAGCTGATAAAGTCGCCTCAGTTGGAGAAGTTTGACGAGTACGTCGGGAGGTACAAGCAGGTGCCGCCGCAACAGATAGCCAACATGCTTGTAAACACCTCCAGGGCCCTGGCGAGGGAGGGGGTGGAGGTTACGGAGGCCAAGATCGAGTCCGTGCTGGAGGCCCTGGATAGGAGAGTCATAACGAAGGAGGCTGTGGAGGAGGTTCTCCGGGGGATGAGGCCTGGGGAGTCAGCCGAGGAGGCGGCGAAGAGGCTAGGCCTGGTACGTCTGCCCTACGACGAGGTTAAGAAAATTGTGGAGGAGGTGGCGCGTCAGGTAAGCAGAGAGAAGGTGGTGGGGGAGGTTATGCGGAGGTACAGAGGGAGGGTGGATGTGGAGGACGTGAAGCGCGCCCTTTCTGAGTTACATTTTTAA